A region of Ornithodoros turicata isolate Travis chromosome 5, ASM3712646v1, whole genome shotgun sequence DNA encodes the following proteins:
- the LOC135394030 gene encoding alpha-1,3-mannosyl-glycoprotein 4-beta-N-acetylglucosaminyltransferase B-like — MILRKPATFYFVLIAVTTPFFTIFLMMHKPDLSEEVALVQKLAELQERLRHAEMMNQQRWQDMVALQRVVLNNETSILDLQLPSIFHFLPHLASDPEAFRPALKVSAGRTAASMVLGIPTVKREVQSYLMATLHNLIENMTPQERNTCLIVVFIAEVDKEFVTKQATEIQEEFTEYVESGLLEVISPPASFYPDMDKLKQTLGDPLERVKWRTKQTLDFAYLMMYAQGKGTFYVQLEDDILSKPGYIRKMSEYAYKQVSLKKDWLILDFCQLGFIGKMFKCVDLSKFIVFFLIFHNDKPVDWLLDHMVQTKVCRFDKDIKDCKKRKDQVWIHYKPSLFQHVGTHSSLKGKVQKLKDHQFGKLSLFVVHHNPPAEVSTTLKVYKAYNIVRAYKGDNFFWSLLPQKGDNVTFRFTPPIRIERFLFRSGNPEHPEDRFYNTTVEVQLDYEPVPLPLPRTADGFYVVGSFKDTTGLAASEVPPETGLIRTMRLNVQADATRWAILSEIHIKEYPSNSTHR, encoded by the exons ACTTGTCAGAAGAAGTGGCGCTGGTGCAGAAGCTCGCCGAGCTGCAGGAGCGTCTGCGGCACGCCGAGATGATGAACCAGCAGCGATGGCAGGACATGGTGGCCCTACAGCGAGTGGTGCTTAACAACGAGACTTCCATTCTCGACCTGCAACTGCCCAGCATCTTCCACTTCCTGCCTCACCTGGCAAGTGACCCGGAGGCCTTTCGTCCCGCACTCAAGGTGTCCGCTGGGCGAACTGCCG CTAGCATGGTACTAGGCATACCGACAGTGAAGCGTGAAGTCCAGAGCTACCTGATGGCGACGTTACATAACCTCATTGAGAACATGACTCCTCAGGAGAGGAACACTTGCCTCATCGTGGTCTTCATCGCGGAG GTAGATAAGGAGTTTGTCACAAAACAAGCAACAGAAATTCAAGAAGA GTTTACAGAATATGTGGAATCTGGCCTCCTCGAAGTGATATCGCCTCCAGCATCATTTTATCCTGACATGGACAAGCTGAAGCAAACACTTGGGGACCCATTGGAGCGTGTCAA GTGGCGAACCAAGCAGACGCTAGACTTTGCCTACCTCATGATGTATGCCCAGGGAAAAGGAACGTTCTATGTACAG CTAGAAGATGACATCCTTAGTAAGCCGGGATACATTCGGAAGATGAGCGAGTACGCGTACAAGCAAGTTAGCCTTAAAAAGGACTGGCTCATCCTGGATTTCTGTCAGCTAGGATTTATAG GAAAAATGTTTAAATGTGTGGACCTGTCAAAGTTCATTGTGTTCTTCCTAATATTTCACAATGACAAGCCAGTCGACTGGTTGTTGGACCACATGGTGCAAACAAAGGTGTGCCGGTTTGACAAGGATATT AAAGACTGTAAAAAGAGAAAGGACCAAGTGTGGATCCACTACAAGCCATCACTCTTCCAACATGTGGGCACCCATTCTTCGCTAAAGGGCAAAGTGCAGAAGCTCAAG GACCATCAGTTCGGCAAATTGTCTCTCTTTGTGGTTCACCACAATCCACCCGCCGAAGTGAGCACCACGCTTAAGGTGTACAAGGCGTACAACATCGTTCGAGCGTACAAAGGGGACAATTTCTTTTGGAGCCTTTTGCCGCAGAAGGGAGACAATGTCACCTTCCGCTTCACTCCCCCTATAAGAATTGAAAG ATTCCTTTTCCGAAGTGGGAACCCAGAGCATCCGGAGGACCGGTTCTACAACACAACGGTGGAAGTACAGCTGGATTACGAGCCAGTTCCACTCCCACTCCCTAGAACTGCAGATGGCTTTTATGTAGTTGGTTCCTTCAAGGACACGACGGGTCTAGCAGCTTCTGAAGTACCGCCAGAGACAGGTCTCATCCGTACCATGAGGTTGAACGTGCAGGCTGATGCTACTCGTTGGGCCATACTTAGTGAG ATCCACATCAAAGAATATCCTTCCAATTCTACGCATCGATAG
- the LOC135395206 gene encoding scavenger receptor class B member 1-like: protein MAAEAGRLKATQRSTRHLKTCPDSEQKTHSSGRAGRLVRGRRGIGVAVVTDSPQGPPPRDVKQLEDIHVLEPDSRCCCGTKKASIAVCLMSLALVLTGVFGIVGFDSLFHIILNKEVALSPSSQAYPMWKDVGHKTLVKFYFFNVTNPEEVLAGGKPVVNELGPYTYRALWIKHNITFNDNGTLSYQETKQYFFDRDESVGPETDEIVTVNVPFVTTAKLLKEQNFIIRGIASLSLAGLGQRIFITRTVGQLTFGGYPDILILLGSVLDAGKPKPGQPGFNIRDVFGQGYRAVIDGLGYLLDPDHPGAPAGKFGYMVNKNDTVDGEYTIYTGENDISKVNEVYQFNGQRSLHVWPGEECNQLHGTLGHIRPPLSKSDDQVVFIPDICRSLPTHSVGTEQFKGMEVKRFVAGPWSLDSGRKYRENSCFTLDRDLPEGGADLAPCKQGAPLVLSFPHFLYADPSYLEGVSGLRPNASLHQFYFNSEPTLGVTVNARGRIQINVILERVFGLGPFSRVGEGVLPLFWQETYVEAQGKTVRFLNFIIRLPEYIHWMAVAVVVAGSIILAVSAFCLFRPRDQFDLGSSVKVHPAEDGKATANMSATIPGKVEKLILDRIPNRLSTTQNNFINELKSHRKHSEPSAPVQETIIDQ, encoded by the exons CGACACAACGTTCGACGCGTCACTTGAAGACCTGCCCGGATTCTGAACAGAAGACACACTCTTCGGGAC GAGCTGGTCGTCTAGTGAGGGGTCGACGTGGCATCGGCGTGGCGGTGGTGACAGATTCCCCCCAGGGGCCTCCCCCTCGGGACGTCAAGCAACTGGAGGACATTCATGTTCTCGAGCCCGATTCACGTTGCTGCTGCGGGACCAAGAAAGCCA GTATAGCAGTATGTCTGATGTCATTGGCCCTCGTGTTGACAGGCGTCTTCGGCATCGTCGGATTCGACAGCCTTTTCCACATCATCCTCAATAAG GAAGTGGCCCTCTCCCCATCGTCGCAAGCATATCCCATGTGGAAGGACGTTGGCCACAAGACCTTAGTGAAATTTTACTTCTTCAATGTGACGAATCCTGAGGAAGTTCTGGCTGGAGGGAAACCCGTTGTAAATGAACTGGGGCCATACACGTATAG GGCACTGTGGATCAAGCACAACATTACGTTCAACGACAATGGGACGTTGTCCTATCAGGAAACGAAACAGTACTTTTTCGACAGGGACGAGTCCGTCGGTCCTGAAACGGACGAAATCGTTACAGTGAACGTCCCTTTCGTG ACAACGGCAAAGTTACTGAAAGAACAAAACTTCATCATCCGTGGCATAGCGTCCCTGTCACTCGCTGGCCTCGGGCAACGCATCTTCATCACCCGTACCGTGGGACAGCTTACTTTTGGTGGCTACCCGGACATACTTATCCTGTTGGGTTCCGTGCTGGATGCAGGAAAACCGAAACCAGGTCAACCGGGATTCAACATTCGAGACGTCTTTGGACAAGGCTATCGCGCCGTCATCGATGGCCTCGGTTACCTGCTCGATCCGGATCATCCAGGTGCACCGGCGGGCAAGTTTGGCTACATGGTTAAT AAGAACGACACAGTCGATGGGGAATATACCATATACACGGGAGAAAACGATATTTCCAAAGTGAACGAAGTCTATCAGTTCAACGGACAACG AAGCCTTCATGTGTGGCCAGGGGAAGAATGCAACCAGCTGCACGGCACGC TGGGCCATATAAGACCTCCATTGTCAAAGAGTGATGACCAAGTGGTTTTCATCCCCGATATTTGCAG GTCACTACCAACCCACAGTGTGGGCACGGAACAGTTCAAAGGCATGGAGGTGAAGCGATTTGTGGCTGGACCCTGGTCATTGGACAGTGGTCGCAAGTACAGAGAAAATTCCTGTTTTACACTCGATCGAGATCTTCCAGAGGGCGGTGCAGACCTGGCTCCTTGCAAGCAGG GTGCACCACTCGTCTTGTCTTTCCCACACTTCCTGTACGCAGACCCCTCGTACCTGGAGGGTGTAAGTGGCCTCCGTCCCAACGCCAGCTTGCAccagttctattttaacagtgagCCT ACGTTAGGTGTGACTGTGAATGCGAGGGGTCGCATCCAGATCAACGTCATTTTGGAACGAGTCTTTGGACTAGG GCCATTTTCGAGAGTTGGCGAAGGAGTTCTTCCACTTTTCTGGCAAGAAACA TATGTAGAAGCTCAGGGAAAAACAGTGCGGTTTCTCAACTTCATCATCCGCCTTCCGGAGTACATTCATTGGATGGCTGTCGCTGTTGTAGTGGCGGGCTCTATCATCTTGGCTGTATCAGCCTTTTGTCTTTTCAG GCCTCGAGACCAATTCGACTTGGGTTCCAGCGTGAAGGTTCATCCTGCCGAAGATGGCAAGGCAACAGCAAATATGTCTGCAACCATTCCTGGGAAAGTGGAAAAATTGATCCTTGACAGGATACCCAATAGACTCTCCACCACTCAGAACAACTTCATCAACGAGCTCAAGAGTCACCGTAAGCATTCCGAGCCATCAGCACCGGTGCAGGAGACCATCATAGACCAGTGA